The Legionella sp. PATHC032 genome has a window encoding:
- a CDS encoding ribonuclease T2 family protein, whose protein sequence is MIKPITLLLLFCSFSVNASILVNGTFEATKSCPAYLSKNRKSNPDNLMVEPNQKYQLKEINKTKPDWLRIQFSDHQPNLRWVSVDCGVIEYTERPKASCDLTPGMADSYVLALSSQPGFCETYGYEIGKPECLKLTKTAYQANHLILHGLWPNQEACGQNYGYCGIRPRTNHCDYSPLDLSSDVAQNLKKLMPSYNYGSCLERHEWNKHGSCQDLSTDSYFTLAMRLNAEVNDTEFGQYLTAHRGETVKLATLREFIKRSFGENNTGKVTLSCKNGVLVDIYVQLPALLPFKESIESLVDKASHSQHHDYCNSNVTISDFSNEKWL, encoded by the coding sequence ATGATAAAACCAATCACCCTGCTTTTGCTTTTTTGTTCTTTCAGTGTTAATGCCTCAATTCTCGTCAATGGTACTTTCGAAGCAACAAAATCATGCCCTGCTTACCTTTCCAAAAATCGTAAGTCAAATCCTGATAATTTAATGGTTGAGCCCAACCAGAAATATCAATTAAAGGAAATAAATAAAACCAAACCGGATTGGTTGCGTATACAATTTTCAGACCATCAACCTAATCTGCGCTGGGTGAGTGTTGATTGCGGGGTTATTGAATACACTGAGCGTCCCAAAGCGAGCTGTGATCTTACGCCTGGGATGGCTGATTCTTATGTGTTGGCTTTAAGCTCACAGCCAGGTTTTTGTGAAACTTACGGGTATGAAATAGGTAAACCAGAGTGTTTGAAGTTAACAAAGACAGCCTATCAGGCCAATCATTTGATCCTGCACGGATTATGGCCTAATCAGGAAGCTTGCGGCCAAAATTATGGCTATTGTGGAATACGCCCTCGAACAAACCATTGCGATTACTCGCCGCTGGATTTATCATCTGATGTTGCTCAAAATTTAAAAAAACTGATGCCAAGCTACAATTATGGCAGTTGCCTGGAGCGCCATGAATGGAACAAGCATGGAAGTTGTCAGGATTTAAGCACAGACAGTTATTTTACTTTGGCCATGCGCCTAAATGCAGAAGTTAATGATACAGAGTTTGGCCAATATCTTACGGCTCATCGTGGTGAGACAGTAAAGCTGGCTACCTTACGTGAATTCATTAAAAGATCTTTTGGGGAAAACAATACAGGTAAAGTTACTTTAAGTTGCAAGAATGGTGTCTTGGTGGATATTTATGTTCAATTACCTGCTCTCCTACCCTTTAAAGAATCTATAGAGTCTTTGGTTGATAAAGCCAGCCATTCGCAGCACCATGATTATTGTAATAGCAATGTCACCATTTCTGATTTTAGTAATGAAAAATGGTTATAA
- a CDS encoding PhoH family protein produces MDNTNTGLKLFVLDTNILMHDPTAIYHFDEHDIYLPMVVLEELDSHKTGTSELARNVRQTNRMLVELMSNATHDQIVSGLPIPSYINSSNKKCSGRLFFQTDEFDQVVPSTLPGHKVDNTILATALGLQKKYYGKRQVIIISKDINLRIKAGILGIHAEDYYNDQVLDDVNLLHRGLHILDNNFWDSHAKDMGSWQESGKTFYKVTGPLVSQWNPNDCLSTEDNQFQALVKKIDGPNAIVQLIRDYTQPKHSVWGITARNREQNFSLNLLLDPDIDFVSLQGSAGTGKTLLTIAAGLTQVMDQNRYSEILMTRVTIPVGEDIGFLPGTEEEKMTPWMGALMDNLEVLHSSQVGGSFGRGATQDLLQNKIKIRSLNFMRGRTFLNRYIIIDEAQNLTSKQIKTLVTRAGPGSKIICLGDIKQIDTPYLTETTSGLTFAVDRFKSWEHSAHMTLTRGERSRLAFYAAEHL; encoded by the coding sequence ATGGATAATACCAATACCGGACTTAAGCTGTTCGTGCTTGATACTAATATTTTGATGCATGATCCTACTGCCATCTACCATTTTGATGAACATGATATTTATTTGCCAATGGTGGTGCTTGAAGAATTGGATAGTCATAAAACAGGAACATCCGAATTGGCGAGAAACGTGAGACAAACGAACCGTATGTTAGTAGAACTAATGAGTAATGCCACTCACGATCAAATTGTTTCAGGACTGCCTATCCCATCTTATATCAATAGCAGTAACAAGAAATGCAGTGGAAGGTTGTTTTTTCAAACAGATGAATTTGATCAAGTGGTTCCTTCAACTCTGCCAGGCCATAAAGTAGACAATACAATACTGGCAACCGCTTTAGGTCTGCAAAAAAAATATTATGGCAAAAGACAAGTTATCATTATTTCAAAAGACATCAACTTACGTATTAAAGCAGGGATATTAGGTATTCATGCTGAAGATTACTACAATGATCAAGTGCTGGATGATGTCAATTTACTACATAGAGGATTACATATTCTCGATAACAATTTTTGGGATAGTCATGCCAAAGATATGGGATCTTGGCAAGAAAGCGGTAAAACCTTTTATAAGGTGACCGGTCCTTTGGTAAGCCAATGGAATCCAAACGATTGCCTTAGTACGGAAGATAATCAGTTTCAAGCTTTGGTCAAAAAAATTGACGGCCCTAATGCCATTGTTCAACTCATTCGTGACTACACTCAACCCAAACATTCAGTCTGGGGGATCACGGCAAGAAACCGTGAACAGAATTTTTCCCTAAACTTGTTACTGGATCCCGATATTGATTTTGTCAGTTTACAAGGTTCAGCCGGTACAGGTAAAACATTATTAACCATAGCCGCGGGATTAACCCAGGTCATGGATCAAAATCGCTACAGTGAGATATTAATGACAAGAGTAACGATTCCTGTTGGCGAAGATATAGGATTCTTACCGGGTACCGAGGAGGAAAAAATGACTCCGTGGATGGGCGCTTTAATGGATAATCTTGAAGTCCTTCACAGCTCGCAAGTAGGCGGCAGTTTTGGACGTGGAGCAACTCAGGATTTGCTGCAAAATAAAATTAAAATACGCTCATTAAATTTTATGCGGGGAAGAACTTTTTTAAATCGATATATTATAATTGATGAAGCGCAAAACCTCACTTCAAAACAAATTAAAACGTTGGTTACAAGAGCAGGCCCGGGTAGTAAAATTATTTGTCTGGGGGATATCAAGCAAATTGACACCCCCTATTTAACTGAAACCACTTCCGGACTCACTTTTGCTGTAGATCGGTTTAAAAGTTGGGAACACAGCGCTCATATGACGTTGACTCGGGGAGAGCGTTCAAGGCTGGCATTTTATGCGGCTGAGCATTTATAG
- a CDS encoding cold-shock protein, whose amino-acid sequence MSVKETGHVKWFNDDKGYGFISRDNGQDDVFVHFRSIVSSAGRKTLLEGQRVEFLVTKGAKGLQAEEVTAI is encoded by the coding sequence ATGTCTGTGAAAGAAACTGGCCACGTTAAGTGGTTTAATGATGATAAAGGTTATGGCTTCATTAGTCGTGATAATGGTCAAGACGATGTATTTGTACACTTCCGCTCTATCGTTAGCAGCGCCGGGCGCAAAACCTTGTTAGAGGGACAACGTGTGGAATTTCTTGTTACTAAGGGAGCTAAAGGTTTGCAAGCAGAAGAAGTAACTGCTATATAA
- a CDS encoding alpha/beta hydrolase — translation MKINDFRYMRRGKHLSELRSEEANLLSPVNQQGKGTERALLVLHGFSSSPAVYRYLIPNLKNYNAILCPILAGHAESIEAFSKSTATDWLQSAKNACELLINQYQKVDVLGLSLGGLLACQLSQFFTINHLFLLAPALKLRMRINAMLKLAQVLKCLGFRQLRNAAGNIITDEHAEIAYRKLPISTIIEMLTLAREYEWLPPTCPADLFLGTHDQVVASQQVEQLFCDLPNVKIHWLKNSAHVLPLDNDLNEIIDCINKSK, via the coding sequence ATGAAAATCAATGATTTTCGGTATATGCGCCGCGGAAAACATCTTAGTGAATTACGCTCGGAAGAAGCAAATCTCCTCTCCCCTGTCAATCAACAAGGCAAAGGCACAGAACGAGCATTACTGGTATTGCATGGTTTTTCTTCTTCACCGGCAGTTTACCGATATCTGATTCCTAATTTAAAAAATTATAATGCCATCCTTTGTCCTATATTGGCTGGGCATGCTGAAAGTATAGAAGCCTTTTCAAAATCCACAGCAACTGATTGGCTTCAATCAGCAAAAAACGCCTGTGAACTCTTAATAAATCAATATCAAAAAGTTGATGTTTTAGGGTTATCCCTGGGAGGATTATTAGCCTGTCAATTGAGTCAATTCTTTACTATCAATCACCTCTTTCTTTTGGCTCCCGCATTAAAACTACGCATGCGCATCAACGCCATGCTGAAATTAGCCCAGGTTCTTAAGTGCCTGGGATTTCGGCAACTTCGCAACGCCGCGGGGAATATTATCACCGATGAGCATGCCGAAATCGCTTATAGAAAACTTCCCATTTCCACAATCATTGAAATGCTAACCTTGGCTCGGGAATATGAATGGCTCCCCCCAACTTGCCCGGCAGATCTTTTTCTTGGGACTCATGATCAAGTAGTTGCGTCTCAACAAGTAGAACAACTATTTTGCGATTTACCTAATGTCAAAATACATTGGCTAAAAAATTCCGCTCACGTACTGCCACTAGACAACGATCTCAATGAAATTATTGATTGTATTAATAAAAGCAAATGA
- a CDS encoding guanosine monophosphate reductase produces the protein MTDQAITFDDVLLVPSYNHHESRRVVETTSTDRLGKLTLNLPVISANMDTITESNMANFMHSKGAMGALHRFMTIEENIQEFKKCKGPVFVSVGCTETELQRAEALRDAGADFFCVDVAHAHAKYVGKTLKSLRQLLGSRCIMAGNVATYAGADYLASCGADIIKAGIGGGSVCSTRIKTGFGVPMLTCIQDCSRADRSIVADGGIKTSGDIVKALAFGADFVMIGGMLAGSAPTPGEVIQKDDGTKVKRYRGMASREAQEEFLGQMHEWKTAEGVATEVPFKENPDGIIADIVGGLRSGLTYAGADSISELQRKLNYVIVTQAGRIESLPHKLLEG, from the coding sequence ATGACTGATCAAGCGATCACTTTTGATGATGTTCTGCTCGTCCCATCATACAACCATCATGAATCAAGACGAGTTGTTGAAACAACCAGTACCGACCGGTTAGGTAAACTGACTTTAAATCTTCCTGTGATTAGTGCCAATATGGATACGATTACCGAAAGCAATATGGCTAATTTTATGCACAGTAAAGGAGCCATGGGCGCTTTGCACCGATTCATGACCATAGAAGAAAATATTCAGGAATTTAAGAAATGCAAGGGGCCTGTCTTTGTATCGGTTGGATGTACTGAAACGGAATTACAAAGAGCCGAAGCACTGCGAGATGCAGGAGCCGATTTTTTTTGTGTTGATGTGGCGCACGCACACGCCAAATACGTTGGCAAAACCTTAAAAAGCTTACGTCAGTTATTAGGAAGTCGCTGCATTATGGCCGGGAATGTAGCCACTTATGCCGGGGCAGATTATCTTGCGTCTTGTGGTGCTGATATTATTAAAGCGGGTATTGGAGGCGGCTCGGTATGCAGCACACGAATTAAAACCGGTTTTGGCGTACCGATGCTAACCTGCATTCAGGATTGTTCTCGTGCTGATCGCTCCATCGTTGCTGATGGCGGTATCAAAACCTCGGGTGATATTGTCAAAGCACTGGCCTTTGGCGCTGATTTTGTGATGATAGGCGGCATGTTAGCCGGCTCTGCCCCCACACCAGGAGAAGTTATTCAAAAGGATGACGGAACCAAAGTCAAACGTTATCGCGGCATGGCATCCAGGGAAGCGCAGGAGGAATTTCTTGGACAAATGCATGAATGGAAAACAGCAGAGGGTGTTGCGACTGAAGTGCCGTTTAAAGAGAATCCTGATGGCATTATTGCTGATATAGTGGGAGGCTTGCGTTCTGGACTTACCTATGCCGGGGCAGACTCCATCAGTGAATTGCAAAGAAAATTAAACTATGTGATTGTCACCCAGGCGGGGCGCATAGAAAGTTTACCCCACAAATTATTGGAGGGGTAA
- a CDS encoding GIN domain-containing protein, with amino-acid sequence MLKRCYLLILLIFVLASCAHHKPQTPPAEVKKSGSSTRQFRQVSSFNQIVVQGRLNVNLHTGYNKPEVMLRGDPRDLVQVRTVVKQNTLYVSLGQGYPDYGAVTVDIKTKFLNRFRYEGAGVVTGNNIRTSYLDLYLANEGTTRLAGNIGLQKLEAVGNGVTQINGVSSRNLQIVLKGDPKVLISGFVNLRQLDMYGKGTLSLYWIKSDTLTIRAKKAAKIQLAGIVNRLDVELWDFAQFKGKYLRAQRSFVKTHDKSVAEISAVNHQSSLATDASDIYYYNLSKTRADFMAFNGSVLDMREWSQSDLKDFDRYNKQFP; translated from the coding sequence ATGCTAAAGCGGTGCTACTTATTGATTTTACTTATCTTTGTATTGGCAAGCTGCGCCCACCATAAACCTCAAACACCTCCTGCGGAAGTTAAAAAATCAGGTAGCAGCACACGGCAGTTTCGCCAAGTGTCATCGTTCAATCAAATTGTGGTTCAGGGGCGACTGAATGTTAATTTGCATACCGGATATAATAAACCGGAAGTCATGTTACGCGGTGATCCCAGAGATTTAGTTCAAGTAAGAACAGTAGTAAAACAAAATACACTCTATGTATCATTGGGGCAAGGATACCCGGATTATGGGGCTGTGACTGTGGATATTAAAACCAAATTCCTCAACCGCTTCCGCTATGAGGGCGCTGGGGTTGTGACAGGGAATAATATACGCACCAGCTATTTGGATTTGTATTTGGCGAATGAAGGTACCACCAGGTTGGCAGGGAATATTGGCTTGCAAAAACTGGAGGCAGTCGGTAATGGTGTGACTCAAATCAATGGAGTATCCAGCAGGAATCTGCAAATCGTATTGAAAGGGGATCCCAAAGTGCTGATATCTGGTTTTGTCAATCTAAGACAGCTTGATATGTATGGGAAGGGTACATTAAGTTTGTATTGGATAAAAAGTGATACTTTAACCATTAGAGCAAAAAAGGCCGCCAAAATTCAATTGGCTGGAATTGTGAATCGGCTGGATGTTGAATTATGGGATTTTGCTCAATTTAAGGGGAAATATTTACGAGCTCAACGTAGTTTTGTGAAAACCCATGATAAATCCGTAGCAGAAATTTCTGCTGTGAATCATCAAAGCAGCCTTGCTACCGATGCCAGTGATATTTACTATTATAACTTATCAAAAACTCGGGCTGATTTCATGGCATTTAATGGTTCTGTGCTGGATATGCGCGAATGGAGTCAATCTGATCTAAAAGATTTTGATAGATACAATAAGCAGTTTCCCTAG
- a CDS encoding FAD-dependent oxidoreductase, producing the protein MKTLPSKVIFIGAGPSGLFAARRLKEIAKLQNKTVECIFLEREPVVGGKCHTYSDADYPELKTEWGAALVAPNYGVVLDALSEHGIEFEKVMPTASETIEIKQLFEKASSLEKISMEMNLFGELWTFNSDYDGYKKAKQNKKALPNKLLVPFSEYCKLNNMTYLPVFLKPFVPGFGYGDLNFCPAYCVLEYMGKLTMPDILLAEQLIGRPSLLAIHGGFQLLMEKIAEQFDVRVNAAVSQIKREKDKVTVTYVHNGIEQTETADTLVLATSPRNWESLGLDLTEVEKNCIVSLDYYRYPVAVYKIKGLPPQQYFFTKALEETGFGHLALITTRDNRSNPDDGRLCTVYVNLPPNNKEFKFDHEALRKELESIPGVTDVTVIKDKIWEDYMSTLPWDLRLQLDKEQQRTNTMYLGSYVLGSFEDVACVANKATDAMTEMYAPTMRYEEDFSWKNVHRAWQFFTSPTKSPLASLEKPAMLDDHCNRP; encoded by the coding sequence ATGAAGACATTACCATCCAAAGTAATTTTTATAGGAGCAGGCCCTAGTGGCTTATTTGCAGCGCGTCGATTAAAGGAAATAGCAAAATTACAAAATAAGACAGTGGAATGTATATTCCTTGAACGTGAGCCTGTGGTAGGTGGTAAATGCCATACTTATTCTGATGCTGATTACCCTGAGTTAAAAACGGAGTGGGGAGCTGCATTGGTTGCCCCCAATTATGGTGTTGTTCTTGATGCATTATCTGAGCATGGCATTGAATTCGAAAAAGTCATGCCAACGGCTTCTGAAACGATAGAAATCAAGCAATTATTTGAAAAAGCCAGTTCTTTAGAAAAAATAAGTATGGAAATGAATTTGTTTGGAGAATTATGGACTTTTAATAGTGACTACGATGGTTATAAAAAGGCAAAGCAGAATAAAAAAGCACTTCCAAATAAATTGTTAGTCCCTTTTTCTGAATATTGCAAGCTAAACAACATGACGTATTTACCTGTTTTTTTAAAGCCATTTGTGCCTGGATTTGGTTATGGGGATTTAAATTTTTGCCCAGCTTATTGTGTCCTTGAGTACATGGGCAAACTAACCATGCCGGATATTCTTTTGGCTGAACAATTAATTGGCAGGCCTTCTCTGTTAGCAATACATGGTGGTTTTCAACTTTTAATGGAGAAAATCGCAGAACAATTTGATGTGCGTGTCAATGCTGCTGTTTCCCAGATTAAGAGAGAAAAAGATAAGGTTACGGTGACTTATGTGCATAACGGCATCGAGCAAACCGAAACTGCCGATACTTTGGTTTTAGCTACTTCGCCAAGAAATTGGGAGTCTCTGGGCTTGGATTTAACTGAAGTTGAAAAGAATTGTATAGTGAGCTTGGATTATTATCGCTATCCGGTTGCTGTTTACAAAATCAAGGGATTACCACCGCAACAATATTTTTTTACAAAAGCGCTTGAGGAAACAGGTTTTGGACATTTGGCACTTATCACAACCAGAGATAACCGGAGTAATCCCGATGACGGGCGCTTGTGCACGGTTTATGTCAATTTGCCGCCCAATAACAAGGAATTTAAATTTGATCATGAAGCGCTAAGAAAAGAATTGGAATCAATCCCGGGAGTAACTGATGTCACGGTTATAAAAGATAAAATCTGGGAAGATTACATGTCAACTCTTCCCTGGGATTTGCGCTTGCAACTGGATAAAGAACAGCAGCGTACCAATACTATGTATTTGGGCTCCTATGTTCTGGGAAGTTTTGAAGACGTAGCCTGTGTGGCCAATAAGGCAACCGATGCCATGACGGAAATGTATGCTCCGACTATGCGCTATGAAGAAGATTTCAGTTGGAAAAATGTGCATAGAGCCTGGCAGTTTTTTACTTCACCAACGAAATCCCCACTGGCATCGTTGGAGAAGCCTGCAATGTTGGATGATCACTGTAACAGGCCTTAG
- a CDS encoding class I SAM-dependent methyltransferase, which yields MTQQDPVVLKSEGDKALEKGDLPLALKFYEDALAINSQFSGAYYQKGTVLLRMGKAIQAAAMYWQAYLFSEFKTDIGLMTAKTLAHANYSFSACKLFESFKMEEMDGESLAYYLYALRQQGRVQEAYSLFPYVHQFNIPKTSWARAIILLDLNKIEEARFLLEPLEETDKDGHITILLHAVYLALNDKKAVKALLDRAIQRIPANDYFCCQRIAIDILDGLNKTPIETYRSFKRFDLIDAADYFHQHSDKHLLHSGTTYQTFDLLAPQVLSEGLILEFGVRFGYSISHIAELFPKRKIFGFDSFQGLPEDWHHEKAGSYSTYGKIPSVAKNVTLIAGWFNETLPDFKKNNREPIAFINIDCDLYSSTKLVFNELNSQIVPGTIIVFDEYIGNINWRQDEFKAFQEWVKENKVEYRYLTASFYTKQVSVQILKRK from the coding sequence ATGACCCAACAAGATCCTGTAGTGCTTAAATCCGAGGGAGACAAAGCTTTAGAAAAAGGGGATCTGCCACTTGCCTTAAAATTTTATGAGGACGCTTTGGCCATAAACTCTCAGTTTTCTGGCGCTTATTATCAAAAGGGAACCGTTTTGCTGCGCATGGGTAAAGCCATTCAAGCAGCTGCCATGTACTGGCAAGCTTATTTATTCAGTGAATTCAAAACAGACATAGGATTAATGACGGCAAAAACCCTGGCCCACGCTAATTATTCCTTTTCAGCCTGCAAGCTTTTTGAATCATTTAAAATGGAAGAAATGGATGGCGAAAGCCTCGCCTATTATCTTTATGCTCTCAGGCAACAGGGAAGGGTACAAGAAGCATACTCCTTATTCCCTTATGTACACCAATTCAATATTCCCAAAACAAGTTGGGCAAGGGCAATTATTTTGCTTGATCTCAATAAAATTGAGGAAGCGCGATTCTTACTTGAACCACTTGAAGAAACAGACAAGGATGGACACATCACCATTTTACTTCATGCGGTATATCTGGCTTTAAATGATAAAAAAGCAGTAAAAGCTCTTTTAGACAGGGCAATTCAACGAATACCAGCTAATGATTATTTTTGCTGCCAGCGAATTGCAATTGACATCCTCGATGGCTTAAACAAGACACCGATAGAAACGTATCGCTCTTTCAAACGCTTTGATCTCATCGATGCGGCTGATTATTTTCATCAACATTCGGACAAGCATTTGCTGCATAGTGGGACAACTTATCAGACATTTGATTTATTAGCACCACAGGTTCTTTCTGAAGGCTTAATACTGGAATTTGGAGTGCGGTTCGGTTATTCGATTTCCCATATTGCTGAACTCTTTCCCAAACGCAAAATTTTCGGATTTGACAGTTTTCAAGGTTTACCCGAAGATTGGCACCACGAAAAGGCTGGCTCCTATTCTACCTATGGTAAAATCCCATCCGTAGCAAAAAATGTGACTTTAATCGCTGGATGGTTTAATGAAACTTTGCCCGATTTTAAAAAAAATAACAGGGAACCCATAGCTTTTATAAATATCGATTGTGATCTGTATTCTTCGACTAAACTGGTGTTCAACGAATTAAACTCCCAGATTGTTCCAGGGACTATCATAGTGTTCGATGAGTACATTGGTAATATCAATTGGCGCCAAGATGAATTTAAAGCGTTTCAAGAATGGGTAAAAGAAAATAAAGTGGAATATCGTTATCTTACTGCCAGCTTTTATACCAAGCAGGTTTCAGTACAAATTCTTAAGAGAAAGTGA
- a CDS encoding amidase, with product MFVNEYTYYDVHELAKLIKDQQVSVEEVLRCAQERLCEVNPSLNAVVTDCFEYAHQCLGKMRGNEPYYGVPLLVKDLGHAIEGIRLTEGSRFFANNLAERNSDLIDKLIALGFVPFAKTNTSELGLSCVTESRLFGPCRNPFDAMRTAGGSSGGSAAAITAGIAPVATASDGGGSIRIPAACCGLFGFKPTSGLVPSGPWVDESWSGMATSFILTRSIRDTLALFKNLINPMRLNKLSRKKKKLLITELKGAFAEVPIAKECQEAVEKIKEILKNSGHRLNEAHLPLELQAISSCAHTLIAANTYTKVKIQEQISGRKPMINELEPITWEFYYRGKAVSAYELIVAKNKLYQLLRPLHQLLENTDIVLTPALAQLPLLIGQLRTDEEFNNYLQKKKEFSPFTSLFNQGGLPAMTLPVMFHHHLPVSVQMGSAKGNDWLLLELAHELQFVLPKNLVPASIPGC from the coding sequence ATGTTTGTCAATGAATACACTTATTATGATGTGCATGAGCTCGCTAAACTGATAAAAGATCAACAGGTTAGCGTTGAGGAAGTGTTGCGGTGTGCACAAGAGCGCTTGTGTGAAGTCAATCCTTCATTAAATGCCGTAGTTACAGATTGTTTTGAATATGCGCATCAATGTCTTGGGAAAATGAGAGGCAATGAACCCTATTATGGAGTCCCTCTGTTAGTCAAAGATCTGGGGCATGCGATAGAGGGTATTAGGCTAACTGAGGGTTCAAGGTTTTTTGCCAATAATCTGGCGGAAAGGAACAGTGATTTAATTGATAAATTGATTGCCCTGGGTTTTGTACCTTTTGCAAAAACAAATACCTCAGAATTAGGTCTTTCCTGTGTTACTGAATCTCGCTTATTTGGACCTTGCAGAAATCCTTTTGATGCTATGAGAACTGCAGGAGGGTCTTCTGGCGGATCGGCCGCTGCAATAACTGCAGGGATTGCTCCTGTGGCTACGGCAAGCGATGGTGGCGGGTCGATTCGTATTCCAGCGGCTTGTTGTGGCTTGTTTGGATTCAAACCAACATCAGGCCTGGTTCCCTCCGGGCCATGGGTTGATGAGTCATGGTCCGGGATGGCTACCAGCTTTATACTCACTCGCTCCATTAGAGATACTCTCGCGTTATTTAAAAATTTAATAAACCCAATGCGACTTAACAAATTATCGAGAAAGAAAAAAAAATTGCTCATTACTGAGTTGAAGGGTGCATTTGCCGAGGTACCAATTGCAAAGGAATGTCAGGAGGCGGTAGAGAAAATAAAAGAAATACTGAAAAATTCAGGCCACAGACTAAATGAAGCGCACTTGCCATTAGAGCTACAAGCTATAAGCTCATGCGCCCACACTTTAATTGCAGCAAATACGTATACAAAAGTAAAAATTCAAGAACAGATCAGTGGCAGAAAACCAATGATTAATGAACTGGAACCCATAACATGGGAATTTTATTACAGAGGGAAAGCAGTTTCCGCCTATGAATTAATTGTTGCCAAAAATAAGCTATACCAATTACTTAGGCCTTTGCATCAATTATTGGAAAATACAGACATTGTATTAACTCCGGCATTAGCTCAATTACCCCTATTAATAGGTCAATTGCGTACTGATGAGGAATTCAATAACTATCTACAAAAAAAGAAAGAGTTTTCACCATTTACTTCCTTGTTTAATCAAGGCGGATTACCAGCTATGACTTTACCGGTTATGTTCCACCATCATTTGCCTGTCTCTGTTCAAATGGGTTCGGCAAAAGGTAATGATTGGTTACTATTGGAATTGGCTCATGAATTACAGTTTGTGCTGCCAAAAAATCTAGTGCCTGCATCAATTCCTGGATGCTGA